DNA sequence from the Armigeres subalbatus isolate Guangzhou_Male chromosome 1, GZ_Asu_2, whole genome shotgun sequence genome:
TGACCCGCCAAAGGactctgaacaactttgctgaagactccaTATAGCTAACTAGTCAGGTTTTTGagatacagattgatgttttatgtaaaagaagtttggatgctcactagatgaggtgaaccggtcaagggccgaaaacctcattaataaagacaaaaaaaaaaaaaaaaagtgctcACTAGCACcacctcatgcaaaaattcagaattatttgggTCAGTTGGTGAACCGCCAAGATACTCTGAACAACTTTACTGAAGACTCCATATAGCTAACTAGTCAAgttcttgagatacagattgatgttttatgtagaagaagtttggatgctcactagcgccacctcatgcaaatattcagaattatttggatcagttGTTGAACCGCCAAGGTACtttgaacaactttgctgaagactccaTATAGCTAACTAGTCAGgttcttgagatacagattgatgttttatgtagaagaagtttggatgctcactagcgccacctcatgccaaaattcagaattatttggatcagttGTTGAACCGCCAAGATactctgaacaactttgctgaagactccaTGTAGCTATCTAGTCAGGTTTTTGAGGTATAGAGTGATGCTGTTTGGACGTTCACTACTCATTACttgatttttgtatgaaaaagttCAGTTTTCTATGGACGCCTACTCCACCTAGTGAGTCAGTTCAGATTTAAATTGTTCACCATATGAAAGATATTAGTTCATAGAACAATATTGACGAAGAAATGTATAGCTTTTGAGCTAAAACTTGCCAACAGATATAAAAAATGTAACTGATTTATAAATAGATCACTGGGCGTTAAGCGCTTCTGATCTATAAATAGATCACTGGGCGTTAACGGGTTAAGAGAAACTCGAATGATATTCAATCATAGGATTTTCTTCGCaaaaacatttgattcaaaGAGCGTTCTATTGTAAAAAGAAATGCAGAATACTTCACTTAGTTCAGCATGTAAAACTTTCTAAAACCAAAGAGATAACGACAGTGGTCTGGTGATtggaatttatcataaaatatTTTAGATGGCATGTTTGCCTTGACAGTTTCAAACATTATGACTAATCtggaaacaattaaaaaatcccTGAAAAGAAATATGATGAATTGTCAACCGACACATACACATCTTGTCTATAAATCCTTAATCAAACATAGCACTAAAGGTTTTAAGTATAGTGTGCCGGCACAAACGTTACTAATCATATAGAAGCGACATGCACTGAACAAACAAGGCATTTAGGGAGAGGAAAAAGCTATTAAATTCAAACAATCACAGTTTTATGATCGTGTCAAAGCAGTACAATTAAGCCATAAAGTgccgaaaaaataataatggaaTTTGTGTTCGCTGTGTACACGAATACGAGAATATATAACTCAAACACATGCATGATGGAAAAATCAAGCCTGAAAAGGGTCCAAATTATTACAACGATAAACTTATGACACCGCAAAGACAGAGTGATTGTTTTCAGCGGTTTACTTACGACGCGACGTAGGCAGTCGCGATTCGTTTCGCGCTTTCAATCCCATCTCGAGATACCGCCGTCGTTGtcttcgtcgtcgtcggtcATCGTTATGGTGCAAAGAGGGAAAAATAGAGTAATTGAATCAAACGGTTATTGTCCATAGCATGGTAAACAATTTGGGTGGTTTTAAGTGATTCACGGTACCCACGATCACCGCAAGATAATGCGAACGCGTGCGCGTGACTTACTGCGGTTTATGTGTGAAATCGCGGGATTTCACCGCGTGGCTAAGTCAATTTCAATTAAATGTTCAGAAAGACGCAATTTCCGTTTGTTTATGTTAGGTAAATAGTGTGTTTGTTTTCTTCTCGTTCTGCAAACTAAAACTCGTATTCGTTTTGCGCTTTCGCGAGGGCAAATAtttatttgtcaaaattcgTTTCCGTTAGATCCCAATCCATCATATAAGATTTAACACATTTTCCTTTCATGTTTTCAATGGAATAAATTGGTGATCACAAATTCTTACACAAGTACATACACATTGGTTTGAATATTATTTCGGTTGTCGTTTTGTTGTGCCTGCTTTAACTTCTTTGTTCATTAGGCTCACCAGATGCAGCTGTATCGGGAAATCACTTGCGCTTCCTTTCATCTCGTCGAATCCTGTCACGCTATATGTTCCTATAAATAGTCCTACAACTCTAGTTGTCGTTTAATTCCTCTGTTCAAAACCATTTTCGCTAATTGTTTTTTTGGGTCTAGCTATAATAACTTGCGCATAAAAACCATACCATTTTGAATGCTTCTACATATTGTGTCGTGCGGATTTTTCAAATCCGACGGAAAACCTACACATCTGCTACGATAATAATTATGCtttcattttattttgattaaaatgtGTGCTAATTAACATATTACAATATCACATTTCATGAAACAACCGTCAGTCGAGGGCTTTCTGGGAGGATTTAGCGAACAGAATAGTTGCTCGAAGTAATTCGATGAATCGATCAAGCGTCCAAGAGCGGTCAATTCTTTTATTCTCGCATCAGCGAATTACTCTCTGCATGGCATCAATAATACATTAATGGATCATTGAAGGTAACTCTTTCAGCACTCACGTTGAAACAATGGCGATCATTAGATACTAGCCTTAGTCAAGAACTGCTGCTTTAATTAAGATTTTTACCGCGACCAATCActtgatttcaaaataatccATTTATGCTCAATCACCCGCCATTAGAACTCAACCCTCTAGATCTCATCTTCAGTCTCATCCTTCCATGTCGCTAGGCGGCTGTTGCTGCTGTGGTGGCGCGGTACTCGTGAGTTCTATCGGCGCTAGCGGATGATGGTCCACCGAAGACTGAGCCTGCTGGATGCTAGATTGGGAAGGTGGTGGAGGAGGAGGggcctgctgctgctgttggtggtggtggtgatgatgatgggTTAACGGCAGCGGCTGACTTAGAGACTATTCCAGTCGTGTAATGTAGTGCCCACTGCCAGCTCCGGGACCAGCCGGTTCAATCTCATTACTGGCCGAGCCCGGATTCGGGGTGATTGCGCTTGTTATTATCGGTAGATGACGCGGCGGCGGCGGAAGTCCAGCTgcagccgccgccgccgcacTTGATGGGGTCATCTGCGAAAGATCTGTCATGCTTATCGACTGACTGTAGGCGGACGCCGCAGCAGCTGCAGCAGCCGCCGAAGCGGCTGAATGAGTGTTGAGATCCATCGGTTGAACGCTGGACGGCGAACTGCAGGGTAAGCGGTGGTGAAAGGAGTAAGGCATACTAAGGGAGTGCAGGGAATCGGAAAGAAGGTATTGATAGTTGTCTCGAGGCGGCTGCCCCGACATCAGTCCAACAGAATTCGATATAGAACTGTAACAGTCCGAAGTAGGCTGCGATGCGGCGGCGGCTGCTGCATAAGGATTGTCATACTCTGAGTTGTAGATCTTCGTTGCCGATGGGGAGCATATCGTTGAGGCCATTCCCGGCTGGGACCCATTGGATCCCACTTGATTGATCAATCGCTTTTGCGAGCGTAGCTTTTCTTCCCGGCGCCATTTGGCGCGTCTGTTTGAAAACCAAACCTGTTGCACCGAAGCAGCATTAATAGGACGGGAGAGATAATGGTAAGAATCAATTTATGTCAGTAAGTCCGTATATTTCAAAGGTAAAATGACAAATTTCAACAAAGAAATGGCAAACTGGCAAACGTAATAATTGAGCTGAAAAGAGAAGTAGTGGTCCTACGGAGGAAAAAGATTAATTATCGAAATGTCTTCAGTAACAATTACCTCCTTCTCAATGATCGTCTCATTATGTCCATataaataaagaaacaaaaattaaCACAAAACgacatttggaggtcacaaTTTGGTTAAGAAACAGAAGTCGAAAGCCAGTCCCACTAAGGAAAACGATAACTTCAGCATCCAAATGAGGACAccacaaattgaaaaattatcaCCAAAACAATCAACTAACCAAACAAGAGAAATTGATCATAAAACAACGAAAGATCGATGCTTAAAAACTTTCGCATATTTATGGACATGTGTGCTATTGTGCGAGGGTGATGCGCATCCGTCATAAGTGTGGTCGTCGATCCACCTAGTAGGGTTGCTGGAGTCTCTGGTACGGCGTAGCACTCCTCACAACCGAAGACAAAATTTGCTCGCTCACTCCCAACTGAAACTGCGAAAAGTAAGTGGCTTTGGACCTATCGAACAAGACGAGATGCGAAATGGAGAAGCAAAACAGAAAAGGAATGCATAAATCATTAAGGTAATTTTCATCTGGCAGTGTTTGTTTGTTCAAGTGGAAGTGGTTCTCAATTTGCACGAGCAAGTAACTATTCAAGTGATATAAATATGTGATATAAATATGTGCACCTGGCCATTGCGAATTGTGGAGCTTTACTAGGATGTATTGGGGTTCGACAATTGGCTATTTCTAACTTCTAAACCCCAGTATTTCAAGAGCATCTTTTAATTTTCAGATATAAAAAAGTATCCTCTGAAACCATCTTTATTTTCAAGATCGTtccaaatcttcaaattctCTAATTTCAAGCTTAGTATGCAGATCTCCAGGAAAACTCTtaaggaaaatttgatcaaactACCAAAGTAATTTTCACATATGGTGAATGCAACCAAAAAAGTaggcaaaaacatgttttttcatTGGCAATTCATTTGGCAAAATGTCATAGTGTAGGTGAGTTATTGACCTGGAACTTTCTTTATAAATCATTTGTTGTTACTTTACTTCTAGATGGAATTTACCGGCCATATTGCAGTTGGTTTCTGGCAGTTCGGACGTGAACGTTCAGTTGAGATGCGCTATACATGCATTGATGGCGCACTAGTGCCACCAAGAGTTACAATAACCGCAACTGACCGTCCTCGAATTATCGAcgaattatttctgtgctgcagtgTTGTGTGGTTCGACCAttctgcaagcttattctggtcccccaaggtccctgctgcattagaatatttttgaaagtattttctgtgctgcagggtggtgtggtctGACCATTCTgtaagcttattctggtcccccaaggtccctgctgcattgaaatattttcaaatatttttaagaacaatttctgtcctgcaagcttattctagTCCCTCAAGGTCCGTGCTGCATAAGaatatgtttaaatatttttgaaaataatttctgtTCTGCAGTGTT
Encoded proteins:
- the LOC134210204 gene encoding paired box protein 6 homolog isoform X1, with the protein product MNISAGAASVDGAGVVWFSNRRAKWRREEKLRSQKRLINQVGSNGSQPGMASTICSPSATKIYNSEYDNPYAAAAAASQPTSDCYSSISNSVGLMSGQPPRDNYQYLLSDSLHSLSMPYSFHHRLPCSSPSSVQPMDLNTHSAASAAAAAAAASAYSQSISMTDLSQMTPSSAAAAAAAGLPPPPRHLPIITSAITPNPGSASNEIEPAGPGAGSGHYITRLE